From Drosophila suzukii chromosome 2R, CBGP_Dsuzu_IsoJpt1.0, whole genome shotgun sequence, a single genomic window includes:
- the LOC108009188 gene encoding PSME3-interacting protein, whose product MSSGFVTEAEAAEQRQRRQEEWERVRQPEDPLERPEEPYDGRSLYERLKQNKDKKDMEYEEAHKLKNLIRGLDDDEVQFLELVDAHKMHAERQQMRDEELELKDFRNRVEKLQEESVDKKLQAELKTTAKSAGASGGRSTQKSLLGQGIKRKNGELPTTSKVAKIAEDEVVQHTATDEASKEPAEKTTNTTLTTNKYNQGALKCIAVLPGIGSYTESSDSEASTDEEEPDLCSRTDLCGRKIPKKKQCTE is encoded by the exons ATGAGTTCGGGCTTTGTGACTGAAGCTGAAGCCGCAGAACAGCGGCAGAGACGCCAGGAGGAGTGGGAGCGGGTGCGTCAGCCTGAGGATCCACTGGAACGACCCGAGGAGCCTTACGACGGCCGCTCCCTGTACGAACGCCTCAAACAGAACAAGGACAAGAAAGATATGGAGTACGAGGAAGCCCACAAGCTGA AAAACCTCATACGCGGCCTGGACGACGACGAGGTGCAGTTCTTGGAACTGGTCGATGCACACAAAATGCACGCCGAGCGCCAGCAAATGCGGGATGAGGAGCTGGAGCTAAAAGACTTCCGCAATCGCGTTGAGAAGCTGCAGGAGGAGAGTGTGGACAAG AAACTGCAGGCAGAGCTCAAAACCACCGCCAAGTCCGCTGGAGCTTCGGGTGGACGCAGCACTCAGAAATCGCTGCTTGGCCAGGGCATCAAGCGAAAAAACGGAGAACTGCCCACCACCAGCAAGGTGGCAAAAATTGCCGAGGATGAGGTGGTCCAGCATACAGCCACGGATGAAGCGTCCAAGGAGCCGGCGGAGAAGACAACGAACACCACGCTAaccacaaacaaatacaatcAGGGAGCCCTAAAGTGCATCGCTGTACTGCCGGGCATCGGTTCCTACACAGAGTCCAGTGACTCGGAGGCCAGCACAGATGAGGAGGAGCCCGACCTGTGCAGCCGAACCGACTTGTGTGGCCGCAAAATTCCCAAGAAGAAGCAGTGCACCGAATAG
- the Klp54D gene encoding kinesin-like protein KIF12 isoform X1, protein MVRRASSVPHLNSSGGSSADSAGTSGSRRGRAPVAGSRASRKTPSSTTTSQNQRQSSGSSSGVPRSRSLTNGMRRLSPQKGTGSSGGGGGGGSSRNTPYFLRSRENEIGSADTLEIVASKSTGSEECSTPEDNINVVVRVRPLNDKEKRDRHGSTLQFPGNGQVILEGNDVGQKRSHNRDSVRVFTYNVVFEPGATQEDILDYSGIKRIIEMGIEGFSCTAFCYGQTGSGKTHTLTGPPDLFIGKPNPKDPRHGLIFRSFLYLFQLIKNRKDVNYVLKASFMEIYNERVIDLLNPGSARKPLAVRWSKKSGGFFVENLFTVDCEELDDLLAVLEEGMRNRAVGSHAMNDHSSRSHTILTVHILSDQQTDGGVFLSKHGKINFVDLAGSELTKKTMSEGKTLEEANNINKSLMVLGYCISSLSDSKKRSGHIPYRDSQLTKLLADSLAGNGVTLMIACVSPAHYNHAETLNTLRYASRAKRIRTKPVIKMDPREALILSLKRDIHALQMENDHLKAALNLHHQAAPNGGAAENLLELQLDRVSSSGGGVPVPKVDLQRLPELDGSELAELVKLYMVENESLRQENNHLFTVRETILRDQEIVCRENERLLKKLEDVNKVCVRSPLIPARPAISPTTGKETPGTEIWTNPEPLQSPPRADLPIEQRMSENADRRTDTAQKRIDQQRIAKNILIMANAFRKPDSDLAKELNLNQEKAHAKQSNEFMPE, encoded by the exons ATGGTTCGTCGGGCCTCGAGTGTTCCGCATCTGAACAGTAGTGGCGGCAGCAGTGCGGATAGCGCCGGAACGTCGGGCAGTCGACGTGGTCGGGCGCCCGTAGCCGGTTCTCGGGCGTCCCGGAAGACGCCCTCCTCGACGACTACCAGCCAGAATCAGCGCCAGAGCTCCGGGAGCAGCAGCGGCGTCCCCAGATCCCGCAGTCTGACCAACGGCATGCGTCGCCTGAGTCCCCAAAAGGGAACTGGGAGTAGTGGtggcggcggaggaggaggtaGCTCCCGCAACACCCCGTATTTCCTGCGTTCCCGCGAGAATGA GATTGGTAGTGCCGATACCCTGGAGATCGTGGCTTCAAAATCCACGGGCAGCGAGGAGTGCTCCACTCCCGAGGACAACATAAATGTCGTGGTTCGAGTGCGTCCCCTGAATGACAAGGAGAAACGTGATCGTCACGGATCGACGCTCCAGTTCCCGGGCAACGGACAGGTTATA TTGGAAGGCAACGATGTGGGCCAAAAGAGGTCGCACAATCGCGACAGCGTGCGCGTCTTTACCTACAATGTGGTCTTCGAGCCAGGAGCCACGCAGGAAGATATCCTGGACTACTCGGGCATTAAGCGCATTATTGAAATGGGCATCGAGGGATTCAGTTGCACGGCATTTTGTTATGGCCAAACGGGCTCCGGCAAAACGCACACGCTCACTGGACCACCGGACTTG tTCATTGGCAAACCGAATCCCAAGGATCCACGCCATGGTCTCATCTTCCGCTCGTTTTTGTATCTCTTCCAATTGATTAAGAATCGCAAGGACGTCAACTACGTGCTTAAAGCCTCCTTCATGGAAATCTACAATGAACGG GTAATCGATTTGCTCAATCCTGGAAGTGCAAGGAAACCGCTGGCAGTTCGCTGGTCCAAGAAATCGGGTGGTTTCTTCGTGGAGAACCTTTTTACGGTGGACTGCGAGGAGTTGGATGATCTTCTGGCCGTTCTGGAAGAGG GCATGAGGAATCGTGCTGTTGGCTCGCATGCCATGAACGATCACTCCTCGCGCTCGCACACCATCCTGACGGTTCACATCCTGTCCGATCAACAGACCGATGGCGGGGTGTTCCTCTCCAAGCACGGAAAGATCAACTTTGTGGACCTTGCTGGCAGTGAGTTGACCAAGAAGACCATGAGTGAGGGAAAAACTTTGGAGGAAGCTAATAACATCAACAAGAGCCTCATGGTTTTGGGTTACTGCATCTCCTCGTTGAGCGACTCCAAGAAGAGATCGGGTCACATTCCGTACCGGGATAGCCAGCTCACCAAACTCCTGGCCGACAGTCTGGCGGGGAATGGAGTAACCCTGATGATCGCCTGCGTTTCTCCTGCGCACTACAATCATGCGGAAACCCTGAACACCCTGCGATACGCTTCGCGGGCGAAGAGGATACGCACTAAGCCGGTGATCAAGATGGATCCCAGGGAGGCACTGATCCTCAGTCTGAAGCGTGATATCCATGCGCTCCAAATGGAGAACGACCACCTCAAGGCGGCCCTGAATCTTCATCATCAAGCGGCTCCGAATGGCGGGGCCGCTGAGAATCTCCTAGAACTTCAACTGGATAGAGTGAGCAGCAGCGGTGGTGGAGTGCCAGTGCCCAAAGTGGATCTGCAGCGACTACCAGAGCTAGATGGTTCCGAGCTGGCTGAGCTCGTCAAGCTATATATGGTGGAGAACGAGTCCTTGAGGCAGGAGAACAACCATCTTTTCACAGTGCGGGAGACCATCCTCAGGGATCAGGAGATCGTCTGCCGGGAGAACGAGCGGCTTCTAAAGAAACTGGAGGATGTTAACAA AGTGTGCGTCCGTTCACCTTTGATACCAGCACGCCCGGCAATATCTCCAACCACAGGAAAGGAAACGCCTGGTACTGAGATCTGGACCAATCCTGAGCCACTTCAGTCGCCACCAAGAGCGGATCTACCAATCGAGCAGCGAATGTCTGAGAATGCCGATAGAAGAACAGATACGGCCCAGAAAAGAATCGACCAGCAACGCATAGCTAAGAACATCCTGATAATGGCCAATGCATTCCGGAAACCGGACTCTGACTTGGCCAAGGAATTGAACCTTAATCAGGAAAAGGCACACGCAAAGCAGTCAAACGAATTTATGCCTGAGTAA
- the Klp54D gene encoding kinesin-like protein KIF12 isoform X2: protein MVRRASSVPHLNSSGGSSADSAGTSGSRRGRAPVAGSRASRKTPSSTTTSQNQRQSSGSSSGVPRSRSLTNGMRRLSPQKGTGSSGGGGGGGSSRNTPYFLRSRENEIGSADTLEIVASKSTGSEECSTPEDNINVVVRVRPLNDKEKRDRHGSTLQFPGNGQVILEGNDVGQKRSHNRDSVRVFTYNVVFEPGATQEDILDYSGIKRIIEMGIEGFSCTAFCYGQTGSGKTHTLTGPPDLFIGKPNPKDPRHGLIFRSFLYLFQLIKNRKDVNYVLKASFMEIYNERVIDLLNPGSARKPLAVRWSKKSGGFFVENLFTVDCEELDDLLAVLEEGMRNRAVGSHAMNDHSSRSHTILTVHILSDQQTDGGVFLSKHGKINFVDLAGSELTKKTMSEGKTLEEANNINKSLMVLGYCISSLSDSKKRSGHIPYRDSQLTKLLADSLAGNGVTLMIACVSPAHYNHAETLNTLRYASRAKRIRTKPVIKMDPREALILSLKRDIHALQMENDHLKAALNLHHQAAPNGGAAENLLELQLDRVSSSGGGVPVPKVDLQRLPELDGSELAELVKLYMVENESLRQENNHLFTVRETILRDQEIVCRENERLLKKLEDVNKSIPNGNNEDNEPSKEAQTKE from the exons ATGGTTCGTCGGGCCTCGAGTGTTCCGCATCTGAACAGTAGTGGCGGCAGCAGTGCGGATAGCGCCGGAACGTCGGGCAGTCGACGTGGTCGGGCGCCCGTAGCCGGTTCTCGGGCGTCCCGGAAGACGCCCTCCTCGACGACTACCAGCCAGAATCAGCGCCAGAGCTCCGGGAGCAGCAGCGGCGTCCCCAGATCCCGCAGTCTGACCAACGGCATGCGTCGCCTGAGTCCCCAAAAGGGAACTGGGAGTAGTGGtggcggcggaggaggaggtaGCTCCCGCAACACCCCGTATTTCCTGCGTTCCCGCGAGAATGA GATTGGTAGTGCCGATACCCTGGAGATCGTGGCTTCAAAATCCACGGGCAGCGAGGAGTGCTCCACTCCCGAGGACAACATAAATGTCGTGGTTCGAGTGCGTCCCCTGAATGACAAGGAGAAACGTGATCGTCACGGATCGACGCTCCAGTTCCCGGGCAACGGACAGGTTATA TTGGAAGGCAACGATGTGGGCCAAAAGAGGTCGCACAATCGCGACAGCGTGCGCGTCTTTACCTACAATGTGGTCTTCGAGCCAGGAGCCACGCAGGAAGATATCCTGGACTACTCGGGCATTAAGCGCATTATTGAAATGGGCATCGAGGGATTCAGTTGCACGGCATTTTGTTATGGCCAAACGGGCTCCGGCAAAACGCACACGCTCACTGGACCACCGGACTTG tTCATTGGCAAACCGAATCCCAAGGATCCACGCCATGGTCTCATCTTCCGCTCGTTTTTGTATCTCTTCCAATTGATTAAGAATCGCAAGGACGTCAACTACGTGCTTAAAGCCTCCTTCATGGAAATCTACAATGAACGG GTAATCGATTTGCTCAATCCTGGAAGTGCAAGGAAACCGCTGGCAGTTCGCTGGTCCAAGAAATCGGGTGGTTTCTTCGTGGAGAACCTTTTTACGGTGGACTGCGAGGAGTTGGATGATCTTCTGGCCGTTCTGGAAGAGG GCATGAGGAATCGTGCTGTTGGCTCGCATGCCATGAACGATCACTCCTCGCGCTCGCACACCATCCTGACGGTTCACATCCTGTCCGATCAACAGACCGATGGCGGGGTGTTCCTCTCCAAGCACGGAAAGATCAACTTTGTGGACCTTGCTGGCAGTGAGTTGACCAAGAAGACCATGAGTGAGGGAAAAACTTTGGAGGAAGCTAATAACATCAACAAGAGCCTCATGGTTTTGGGTTACTGCATCTCCTCGTTGAGCGACTCCAAGAAGAGATCGGGTCACATTCCGTACCGGGATAGCCAGCTCACCAAACTCCTGGCCGACAGTCTGGCGGGGAATGGAGTAACCCTGATGATCGCCTGCGTTTCTCCTGCGCACTACAATCATGCGGAAACCCTGAACACCCTGCGATACGCTTCGCGGGCGAAGAGGATACGCACTAAGCCGGTGATCAAGATGGATCCCAGGGAGGCACTGATCCTCAGTCTGAAGCGTGATATCCATGCGCTCCAAATGGAGAACGACCACCTCAAGGCGGCCCTGAATCTTCATCATCAAGCGGCTCCGAATGGCGGGGCCGCTGAGAATCTCCTAGAACTTCAACTGGATAGAGTGAGCAGCAGCGGTGGTGGAGTGCCAGTGCCCAAAGTGGATCTGCAGCGACTACCAGAGCTAGATGGTTCCGAGCTGGCTGAGCTCGTCAAGCTATATATGGTGGAGAACGAGTCCTTGAGGCAGGAGAACAACCATCTTTTCACAGTGCGGGAGACCATCCTCAGGGATCAGGAGATCGTCTGCCGGGAGAACGAGCGGCTTCTAAAGAAACTGGAGGATGTTAACAA GTCGATACCGAACGGGAACAATGAGGACAATGAGCCAAGCAAGGAGGCCCAGACGAAGGAGTGA
- the LOC108009193 gene encoding guanine nucleotide-binding protein subunit gamma-1 yields MAANLQQQRSINLQLRREVEMERMPVSEACSLMMKYMLEHEEEDCLLSGFTQKVNPFREKSSCSIL; encoded by the coding sequence ATGGCTGCGAATCTGCAACAGCAGCGCTCCATCAACCTGCAGCTGCGCCGGGAGGTGGAGATGGAGCGGATGCCCGTCTCGGAGGCCTGCTCCCTGATGATGAAATACATGCTGGAGCACGAGGAGGAGGACTGCCTGCTCAGCGGCTTCACCCAGAAGGTGAATCCGTTCCGGGAGAAGAGCTCCTGCAGCATCCTGTAG
- the LOC118876920 gene encoding uncharacterized protein yields MSAAKFRVSCSTLGWAMRMIKSFSVNPYFVFLAQFRSNLQKRGIHQLKPTSIAKIAGRKWREMTPKQKSVFIEIAKINGARIKKRARPSVPVGGVTRCRLKRVSKNS; encoded by the coding sequence atgtcGGCTGCAAAGTTTCGTGTGAGCTGCTCGACTTTGGGCTGGGCAATGCGAATGATCAAATCCTTCTCGGTGAATCCCTACTTTGTGTTCCTCGCTCAGTTCCGGAGTAATCTTCAAAAGCGCGGCATTCACCAACTGAAACCGACTTCCATAGCCAAAATAGCTGGGAGAAAGTGGAGAGAAATGACGCCTAAGCAGAAGTCGGTTTTTATTGAAATAGCAAAAATAAATGGCGCCAGGATTAAAAAGCGTGCTCGACCCAGTGTCCCAGTTGGAGGAGTTACGCGATGCCGGCTCAAAAGGGTTtccaagaatagttaa